The following coding sequences lie in one Zingiber officinale cultivar Zhangliang chromosome 2B, Zo_v1.1, whole genome shotgun sequence genomic window:
- the LOC122047234 gene encoding ubiquitin-conjugating enzyme E2 22-like encodes MATNENLPPNVIRQLAKELKNLDETPPEGIKVVVNDEDFSTIYADIEGPAGTPYENGVFRMKLLLSHDFPHSPPKGYFLTKIFHPNISSNGEICVNTLKKDWNPSLGLRHVLIVVRCLLIEPFPESALNEQAGKMLLENYDEYARHARLYTGIHALKPKPKVKTVAIFESTTALNVDHRNKESTGKEPQPPTPLSTSSKIPSQDQNASVIPVTEPVIGASALPKKEGVLAVKATQVDKKKIDARKKSLKRL; translated from the exons ATG GCAACCAATGAGAATCTCCCTCCAAATGTTATTAGGCAGTTAGCCAAGGAATTGAAGAATTTGGATGAAACACCTCCTGAAGGAATTAAAGTGGTTGTTAATGATGAAGACTTTTCTACTATCTATGCTGATATCGAGGGTCCTG CTGGCACTCCATATGAGAATGGTGTATTTCGCATGAAGCTTTTATTGTCTCATGACTTCCCACATTCTCCTCCCAAAG GTTACTTCCTGACCAAAATTTTTCATCCAAACATTTCGTCAAATGGTGAAATATGTGTCAACACACTTAAAAAGGACTGGAATCCGAGTCTTGGATTAAGACATGTATTGATT GTTGTCAGATGTCTGCTCATAGAACCATTCCCTGAATCTGCGCTGAATGAACAGGCCGGTAAAATGTTGCTGGAAAACTATGATGAGTATGCTAGGCATGCCAG GTTATACACTGGAATACATGCCCTTAAACCTAAGCCAAAAGTTAAAACTGTGGCAATCTTTGAGTCCACCACAGCCTTAAATGTggatcatagaaacaaagaatcTACTGGCAAAGAGCCCCAGCCTCCTACACCGTTGAGTACATCTTCGAAAATCCCATCACAAGACCAGAATGCAAGCGTCATCCCTGTAACTGAGCCAGTCATCGGAGCATCAGCACTTCCAAAGAAGGAAGGAGTACTTGCAGTGAAAGCCACTCAGGTAGATAAGAAGAAGATTGACGCAAGGAAGAAGAGCTTGAAAAGACTATAG